One Faecalispora anaeroviscerum genomic window carries:
- a CDS encoding toprim domain-containing protein yields the protein MIKIKEAVIVEGKYDKIKLSSIIDGLIIETRGFHIFKDEQQMALIRRMAETRGLLILTDSDSAGFLIRHHLMSAIPEKYIKHAYIPDVLGKERRKEKGSKEGKLGVEGVSKQQILEALDRAGVLCEEENAPVREASSAVRKIEKADLFRDGLTGGENSAQNRRLLLLHLKLPEHLATNALLKVLNSMMTYEEYSILVEKLLK from the coding sequence TTGATCAAAATCAAAGAGGCTGTGATTGTTGAGGGGAAGTACGATAAAATCAAACTGTCCTCGATCATCGACGGCCTGATTATCGAAACGCGCGGCTTTCATATTTTTAAGGATGAGCAGCAGATGGCGCTCATTCGCCGCATGGCGGAAACGCGAGGCCTTTTAATCCTGACCGATAGTGACTCCGCCGGTTTTTTAATCCGCCACCACCTGATGAGCGCAATCCCTGAGAAATATATCAAGCATGCTTATATTCCCGATGTTCTGGGCAAGGAGCGCCGCAAGGAAAAAGGCTCGAAGGAAGGCAAGCTTGGGGTGGAGGGTGTTTCTAAGCAGCAGATTTTAGAGGCGCTCGACCGCGCAGGCGTACTTTGTGAGGAAGAAAACGCCCCAGTGCGGGAAGCTTCTTCGGCGGTGCGAAAGATTGAAAAAGCCGATCTGTTCCGCGATGGTCTGACCGGCGGGGAGAACAGCGCGCAAAACCGCAGGCTCCTGCTTCTGCACCTGAAGCTGCCGGAGCATCTTGCGACAAACGCGCTACTGAAAGTGCTTAACAGCATGATGACTTATGAGGAATACAGTATTCTTGTCGAAAAACTTTTGAAATAA
- the holA gene encoding DNA polymerase III subunit delta, which translates to MPELTEAQWKKAADRLELDGLYFVYGEEKYLISAYLKRLLSRLQERPFADFNVQRFSGDGLLADRVADAAEALPMMAEKKYVLINDLDVEKLPARELNKLYELVENLSESTVLLVCQPTLEMDVKKSAAWKKWITAVKKQGTVVEVRPREGAELERVLCTYAEKRGCELSRQDAAFLITQCGKQLQTLLHELDKLCAYIGKGTVTRAVIDRVAVKNLETTVFLLSKALVSAQYDKAYSLLDLLYQQREEPVAVLAVLSSAYVDMYRVRACVQGGHSPAELVNYFPYKGKEFRLKNAERDMKGLSLEKLRESLTVLLETDIGLKSSRTGDRILMEKLIARLLMIAEKERMT; encoded by the coding sequence ATGCCGGAGCTTACGGAAGCCCAGTGGAAAAAAGCCGCCGATCGTCTGGAGCTGGACGGTCTGTACTTTGTATACGGAGAAGAAAAGTACCTGATTTCGGCCTACCTGAAACGCCTGCTGAGCAGGCTGCAGGAGCGGCCGTTCGCAGATTTTAACGTGCAGCGCTTTTCCGGCGACGGCCTTTTGGCCGACCGGGTGGCCGACGCGGCGGAGGCCCTGCCGATGATGGCGGAGAAAAAGTACGTCCTAATCAACGATCTGGACGTGGAAAAGCTGCCCGCGCGCGAACTGAATAAGCTGTACGAGCTGGTGGAAAACCTGTCGGAAAGCACGGTGCTGCTCGTCTGCCAGCCGACGCTTGAGATGGATGTAAAAAAATCCGCGGCGTGGAAAAAGTGGATTACCGCGGTGAAAAAGCAGGGCACGGTGGTAGAGGTTCGCCCGCGCGAGGGAGCGGAGCTTGAGCGCGTTCTGTGCACCTATGCGGAAAAACGCGGCTGCGAGCTTTCACGGCAGGACGCGGCCTTTCTGATCACCCAGTGCGGCAAGCAGCTGCAAACGCTGCTGCACGAGCTTGATAAGCTCTGCGCCTACATTGGCAAGGGAACAGTCACCCGGGCGGTGATCGACCGCGTTGCGGTGAAAAATCTTGAGACGACGGTGTTTTTGCTCTCGAAAGCGCTGGTGTCCGCACAGTACGATAAGGCGTATTCCCTGCTTGACCTGCTGTACCAGCAGCGGGAGGAGCCGGTGGCGGTGCTGGCGGTGCTGTCGTCGGCCTATGTGGATATGTACCGTGTGCGTGCGTGCGTACAGGGCGGCCACAGCCCGGCGGAGCTTGTGAACTATTTTCCCTATAAAGGGAAGGAATTCCGTCTGAAAAACGCGGAGCGCGACATGAAAGGCCTTTCTCTGGAAAAACTGAGAGAGAGCCTTACCGTGCTGCTCGAAACCGACATCGGGCTGAAAAGCTCGCGCACCGGAGACCGAATTTTAATGGAAAAGTTAATTGCACGGTTGTTGATGATTGCCGAAAAGGAGCGGATGACTTGA
- a CDS encoding ComEC/Rec2 family competence protein: MRPFALIGFSYLLAQTAAVYFGAAGALTMGCACALAFCVLVYVPKTRSLRTVQMALLSAAAAFGLFYTYAQAVVLPAQLMNGRDAVLTGTVCELPVGAYGRYYYVIQVQSISADGAPYVERVRLSSQNALNVEAYDTIAAKAHFYTPRGGEGFDSPSYYASKGITLFAYLYEYEPINIVSAQNRPPYFAALSLRRGMTDALYRLLPARQAGLSAGVLLGDTSGIDEQVKSDFQTTGVTHILSVSGLHMTTMAQFFLLLLGLLRFPRRAGAAVAIAGVFGFMAVTGFVPSVLRSGIMSLIYLFGIVVGRQADSLNSLGIAALLICTGNPYAAADLGLLLSFSATLGMILCAGPISSRLRALYQTVPVGRALLDGVNSAVCTTVTATVFTLPILILSFGTVSLISPVSNVLQILPSTLLMVCAAVGAGLYVANLPFLAMPFAFGTGLLSNDMMGCARLLAQVPWASISSSYGFVHLWLAGSLLLTALLIVRPPSCAARQSAALLSVILLLCGVFSYQLSMRQVTRVAVLQEGDGICVVLTYRGHGAVIGCGGFTSSVTRNYLRGQGVRQLDYLQLAGDSKEEAQLASELVSYFQPKQVLLWKNGQDNEFLQKALPNAGQVDSYSSSAEAMLWNTTRVEQYNDGLQSYTGVSVNGVTFLLASSGCRANALPEQWRQADFLIADDLPRRMEALSPFVTVLSMSEETAQANLKQLGDVGLVSASTGDAGPILIDTHPGGKIVLRRNV, from the coding sequence ATGCGCCCCTTCGCACTTATTGGCTTTAGCTACCTGCTGGCCCAAACGGCGGCGGTGTATTTCGGTGCGGCGGGCGCCCTTACCATGGGCTGCGCGTGTGCGCTGGCCTTCTGTGTACTGGTGTATGTTCCAAAAACCCGTTCCCTTCGTACCGTTCAGATGGCGCTGCTCTCGGCAGCGGCGGCGTTCGGCTTGTTTTACACGTATGCTCAGGCAGTGGTTCTGCCCGCTCAGCTGATGAACGGGCGCGACGCTGTGCTGACGGGTACGGTCTGCGAGCTGCCCGTCGGCGCCTATGGACGGTATTATTATGTCATTCAGGTACAGAGCATTTCCGCAGACGGCGCGCCGTATGTGGAGCGGGTTCGCCTTTCCTCCCAGAACGCGCTGAACGTGGAGGCCTACGATACTATTGCGGCCAAAGCGCACTTTTACACGCCGCGGGGCGGGGAGGGCTTTGATTCTCCGTCGTATTACGCCTCAAAAGGCATCACGCTGTTTGCGTATCTGTACGAGTACGAGCCGATAAATATTGTTTCCGCGCAGAACAGGCCGCCCTACTTTGCGGCGCTTTCTCTTCGTCGCGGCATGACCGATGCGCTGTACCGTCTGCTGCCCGCGCGGCAGGCCGGGCTTTCGGCCGGGGTGCTGCTGGGTGACACCTCCGGTATCGACGAGCAGGTAAAGTCGGATTTTCAGACAACCGGGGTAACGCATATCCTGTCTGTGTCGGGCCTCCACATGACGACCATGGCACAGTTTTTTCTGCTGCTGCTCGGGCTGCTGCGTTTCCCGCGCCGGGCCGGTGCCGCAGTTGCCATAGCGGGGGTGTTCGGCTTTATGGCGGTAACGGGCTTTGTGCCCTCGGTGCTGCGAAGCGGCATCATGAGCCTTATTTACCTGTTCGGCATCGTGGTGGGCCGCCAGGCAGATTCCCTGAATTCGCTGGGGATCGCCGCGCTCCTGATCTGTACGGGAAACCCTTACGCCGCGGCGGATCTTGGTCTTTTGCTGTCCTTTTCCGCTACCCTCGGCATGATCCTCTGCGCCGGGCCGATTAGCTCCCGCCTGCGCGCTTTGTATCAAACGGTGCCCGTCGGTCGCGCTCTGCTCGATGGTGTGAATTCCGCTGTGTGTACTACTGTCACAGCCACGGTGTTTACGCTGCCAATTTTGATTCTGTCGTTCGGCACGGTGTCACTGATTTCGCCTGTGTCGAACGTGCTGCAGATTCTGCCGTCCACGCTGCTGATGGTGTGCGCGGCGGTGGGAGCGGGGCTGTATGTAGCGAACCTGCCCTTTCTGGCGATGCCCTTCGCGTTTGGAACAGGGCTGCTTTCGAACGATATGATGGGCTGCGCGCGCTTACTCGCGCAGGTTCCCTGGGCGAGCATTTCATCTTCCTATGGCTTTGTGCACCTGTGGCTCGCGGGCTCGCTGCTGCTTACAGCGCTGCTGATCGTTCGGCCGCCGTCGTGTGCGGCGCGGCAGTCGGCGGCGCTGCTCAGTGTGATCCTGCTTCTGTGCGGCGTGTTTTCCTACCAGCTTTCTATGCGGCAGGTCACTAGAGTGGCGGTGCTGCAGGAGGGTGATGGGATTTGCGTCGTGCTCACCTACCGTGGGCATGGAGCGGTAATCGGCTGCGGCGGATTCACTTCGTCTGTCACGCGAAATTATCTGCGCGGGCAGGGCGTGCGACAGCTTGATTATTTGCAGCTGGCGGGGGATTCGAAGGAAGAAGCGCAGCTTGCGTCGGAGCTGGTTTCGTATTTTCAACCAAAGCAGGTTCTGCTGTGGAAAAACGGGCAGGACAACGAGTTTTTGCAAAAGGCGCTGCCGAACGCGGGGCAGGTGGATTCTTATTCCAGCAGTGCCGAAGCCATGCTGTGGAATACGACCCGGGTGGAGCAATATAATGACGGACTGCAGAGCTATACAGGTGTTTCGGTGAATGGAGTCACATTTTTACTGGCATCCTCGGGGTGCCGGGCCAATGCCCTGCCTGAACAGTGGCGGCAGGCCGATTTTCTGATCGCTGACGATCTGCCCCGCCGTATGGAAGCACTGTCGCCGTTTGTCACAGTGCTGTCGATGTCGGAGGAGACCGCGCAGGCCAATTTAAAGCAGCTTGGCGATGTTGGCCTTGTGTCGGCGTCCACCGGGGATGCGGGCCCGATATTGATTGATACGCACCCGGGAGGAAAAATTGTATTGAGGAGGAACGTCTGA
- a CDS encoding phosphoribosyltransferase family protein gives MAKTYQMTIAGCERELPICPIDEHLDIAGFVMFGDVEITERAAEELLARCPEHDVVITAETKGIPLCYEMARRGCRRYVVARKSVKAYMRNCIHVEVKSITTDHVQDLYLSEDDYKGLAGKRVLIVDDVISTGESLAAIEKLVHEFGGNVVGRACVLAEGDASKRDDIIFLEPLPLFLK, from the coding sequence ATGGCAAAAACATATCAAATGACAATCGCCGGGTGCGAGAGAGAGCTCCCCATTTGCCCGATCGATGAGCACCTCGACATCGCCGGCTTTGTAATGTTCGGCGATGTGGAAATTACCGAGCGCGCGGCGGAAGAACTGTTGGCCCGCTGCCCCGAGCACGATGTCGTCATCACGGCGGAAACAAAGGGAATCCCCCTGTGTTATGAAATGGCGCGCAGAGGCTGCCGCCGCTATGTGGTGGCGCGCAAAAGCGTAAAGGCGTATATGCGCAACTGCATCCATGTGGAGGTCAAGTCCATCACAACAGATCACGTGCAGGACTTGTATCTTTCTGAGGATGATTACAAGGGTCTTGCCGGCAAGCGTGTCCTGATCGTCGACGACGTGATCAGCACGGGAGAATCCCTGGCTGCAATTGAGAAGCTCGTTCACGAATTCGGGGGCAACGTGGTGGGCCGTGCCTGCGTTCTGGCAGAGGGCGACGCTTCGAAGCGCGACGATATTATTTTCCTTGAGCCGCTTCCCCTGTTCTTGAAATAA
- a CDS encoding histidine triad nucleotide-binding protein — MDCVFCKIANGEIPSKKVYEDDKILVFHDLDPQAPVHLLIIPKQHIASTWEVTGENSGIIAYIFEKAPQLAKQLGLEGGFRLVNNCGNDGGQTVQHLHFHLLGGRFMAWPPG, encoded by the coding sequence GTGGATTGTGTATTCTGTAAAATCGCAAATGGCGAAATTCCCAGTAAAAAAGTGTATGAGGATGATAAAATCCTTGTCTTCCACGATCTGGACCCCCAGGCTCCGGTGCATCTTCTCATCATCCCCAAGCAGCATATTGCTTCCACATGGGAGGTTACGGGGGAAAACAGCGGAATCATCGCTTATATTTTTGAAAAAGCCCCGCAGCTCGCAAAGCAGCTTGGGCTGGAGGGTGGCTTCCGCCTGGTGAACAACTGCGGCAACGACGGCGGCCAGACGGTGCAGCACCTGCATTTTCATCTGCTGGGTGGCCGGTTTATGGCGTGGCCTCCGGGCTGA